A stretch of Cheilinus undulatus linkage group 20, ASM1832078v1, whole genome shotgun sequence DNA encodes these proteins:
- the pde6gb gene encoding phosphodiesterase 6G, cGMP-specific, rod, gamma, paralog b — protein MNLEPHKTEIKSATRVTGGPATPRKGPPKFKQRQTRQFKSKPPKKGIQGFGDDIPGMEGLGTDITVICPWEAFNHLELHELAQYGII, from the exons ATGAATCTTGAGCCTCACAAGACTGAGATCAAGTCGGCCACCCGTGTCACTGGAGGCCCAGCCACCCCACGCAAGGGCCCACCCAAGTTCAAGCAGAGGCAGACCAGGCAGTTCAAGAGCAAGCCTCCTAAGAAGGGAATCCAGGG CTTTGGTGATGATATCCCCGGGATGGAGGGTTTAGGAACAG ACATCACGGTCATCTGCCCATGGGAGGCCTTCAATCACCTGGAGCTGCACGAGCTGGCTCAGTACGGCATCATCTGA